The following is a genomic window from Mycolicibacterium sp. TY81.
CCAACAGATTTCGGCGCAGTACCGGGTGCTGTCCGGGAAGTAGCCGGCCGCGCCGATGAGTTTCACCGAGTCCGCTGGTCTACCTCATTGACACACACCACCGACTCACCAGGAGCTGGAAATGGGCCAGATTCACCTCGCGTTGTTCGCCACTCTCGACCTCGTCGGGCAGGCGCCCGGCGGTCCCGGAGAAGACCCCGACGGGGGTTTTCCATTCGAAGGCTGGCAGGCACCGCTGATCGACGAGGTGTCGGGGGAGCAGGTCGGCGCCGCGTACGAAGGCACCGACGCGCTGCTGCTCGGCCGGCGGACGTACGACATCTTCGCGGGCTACTGGCCGCACCAGGACGACGAATTCGCGGCCATGTTCAATCGCATCCCCAAGTACGTCGCCTCCCGCGGCGAGCCCGATCTGTCGTGGTCCGGCTCGACGCAGATCGGCACGGATCTGGTCAGCGAAGTGCGGGAAATCCGTGATCGCCACGAGCACGTGAAAGTGGTCGGGAGTTTGAACTTCGTGCAGACCCTGTTGCGCGAAAAACTATTTGATCGCATCGACCTCTGGGTGCATCCTATTGTCCTGGGGGTAGGCAAGAGGGTATTCGATGGCGGTCCGGTGCCGTCGAACCTGACGCTGCTCAAGCCGCCGGTATCGAGCCCGGCCGGCATCGTGTACCTGCAGTACGGATTGGCCGAGGGCGTACCGGCGACGGGGGACATGAGCGAACCGGATCGGGGGGACGTTTGATTGGTACGGACTGGACCCGCGGCGTACTCGCCGGAGCGGTCTCAGGGGGAGTCGGCTGGGGTCTGTTGGCGGTCGGGGCCATGGGCCCTGGTGATGATCCGCACCTCGACCGGGTCGCCGGAACGAATTTGACTGCAGCGGTTAGTGTTTCGCTGATATGTCGACTGATTGCAGCACTGTTGTTGCGCGCGCGGGTACTCAGCAGCGTCGCTGTGGCGCTGGTGGTCGCACCCGTGAGCGTTTGGTGCATTGTCGGTCTGCTGTACCTGCAGGCCGTTGCCACGGTGACGGTGTGTCGCTGACCAGAGGAGGTGCGCATGTCCTTCGAGCATGAGAGCACGCTCGACCCGCGGATCGAGCGCGAGGTTGATCCGCGATATCTGTTCGGCGGCTACGCGCTCGGCCTGGTCGTGATGTCCCCGGCGCCGCTGTTGTACTACTGGCTGTTCGCGCCGGCGGGCGCGTTGCTGGTCGCCGCGGCCGCGGTTCTGGTCGCGACGGTGCGGCCGCGGTTTGACGACGTGGCATGTGGCGCATTCTTTGCCGCCCTGTTCGGCCTGGTTGCGGTGCTCGTGCTGTTCTTCGTCGGCGCGCAGGGCTGATCGCCACCGACCGTCTGGCCTGCTGAAAAATACGTTGCCGGCCAAGCCTTTTCCGCTCATCATGGTTCGGGCCGAGAAACGAACGCTCGGCCGGTGCCATCAGGAGCGAGGTGAAATCATGAAGTTGGCAGAAGCTTTGTCGTTGCGTGCGAACGCAGTTCGCCGTATCGAGCAGTTGCGCGTGCGCGTCGTGGGTAACGCACGGTTCCAGGAGGGCGAAGTGCCTGCCGAGGACGCCGCGGCGCTACTCGTCGAGATCGACGGCGCGCTGGACGAATACGAATCCCTGATCCGGCGGATCAACCTGACCAACGCGGCCAACTCGGTCGGGGCGGACGGCACGCTGACCGACGCCCTCGGGCGGCGCGACGCGCTGCGCTTGCGGTACCACGTCCTGACCACGGCCGCGGATGCAGCCGCGGGTGCGGGCGCGGGCCAGTACGGCTACTCGCGGCAGCTGCGTTCGGAGCTGAAGATGTTGTCCGCCTTGTCCGTTGGCGATCTGCGGGCGCGGGCCGACCAGGTGGCGCAGGAGTTGCGCGAGCTCGACGTCCGGATCCAGAAGGCGAACTGGGAGATCGAGCTGCTGGACTGACAGCAGCATGGTGTAGCAGGTAGTTGTCGCGGAGGCGTGCACAAAACCGCAAACGGCTCCAACCGTTCAGGCGCA
Proteins encoded in this region:
- a CDS encoding dihydrofolate reductase family protein — encoded protein: MGQIHLALFATLDLVGQAPGGPGEDPDGGFPFEGWQAPLIDEVSGEQVGAAYEGTDALLLGRRTYDIFAGYWPHQDDEFAAMFNRIPKYVASRGEPDLSWSGSTQIGTDLVSEVREIRDRHEHVKVVGSLNFVQTLLREKLFDRIDLWVHPIVLGVGKRVFDGGPVPSNLTLLKPPVSSPAGIVYLQYGLAEGVPATGDMSEPDRGDV
- a CDS encoding DIP1984 family protein; this encodes MKLAEALSLRANAVRRIEQLRVRVVGNARFQEGEVPAEDAAALLVEIDGALDEYESLIRRINLTNAANSVGADGTLTDALGRRDALRLRYHVLTTAADAAAGAGAGQYGYSRQLRSELKMLSALSVGDLRARADQVAQELRELDVRIQKANWEIELLD